From a single Endozoicomonas euniceicola genomic region:
- the gmtY gene encoding gamma-mobile-trio recombinase GmtY yields the protein MATLVEDNTGIKSKIPVLLTEQGELTALTDYLLYAEQEGRSKSWMNQVIQATQRFLEYLEANVDCFSEPIKLFQTFVKRLCSGTIGHDGLDSSHLYWLPVSVNTSRQWINALTQFTDWLVQQNQTEPINPLVEANTHQKRINYAAWFRKNQHDFLVHIKNRSIHLTLQQARFIRGRQPHPRVDSDAVAFSEADFPKFFSDGIGGSQDSKVSLRDQLILILMHGGGLRVSEALSLWITDVFEDPFDQQRAMVRIYHPEDGKAPLNWKGQHGETNRSAYLLQNYGLIPRNREQGTQYLGWKAKTVDHKENYLQVHWFPSDYGRLFMKLWRDYLYVLTGIQRHHPYAFIAFRKGVQGNPYTQAAFNDSYQKGLQRIGIQPSKTTGYCPHGHRHAYGRRLRKAEVNPVMIKKCLHHASIHSQAVYTAPSLEEVSRLLDQASECLNLDSQSSSTNTDWKTLMTTGFSDIDPDGLFSGQSPILG from the coding sequence ATGGCCACCCTTGTTGAAGATAACACTGGGATCAAGAGTAAGATTCCTGTTCTGTTGACTGAACAGGGTGAACTTACCGCTCTGACGGATTACTTGCTCTACGCCGAACAGGAAGGCCGAAGTAAATCCTGGATGAATCAGGTTATTCAGGCAACGCAGCGATTTCTCGAATATCTTGAAGCCAACGTAGATTGCTTTTCTGAACCTATTAAATTGTTTCAAACTTTTGTTAAGCGCCTTTGTTCTGGAACAATTGGTCATGATGGTCTGGATAGCTCTCACCTTTACTGGCTTCCAGTATCAGTGAATACATCAAGGCAATGGATTAATGCTTTAACCCAGTTTACGGACTGGCTGGTCCAACAGAATCAAACGGAACCGATTAATCCACTAGTTGAGGCTAATACGCATCAGAAGCGGATTAACTATGCAGCCTGGTTTCGCAAGAACCAACATGACTTTTTGGTTCATATCAAAAATAGAAGTATTCATCTCACCTTACAGCAGGCCAGGTTTATTAGAGGCCGGCAGCCCCATCCAAGAGTAGATAGCGATGCAGTTGCATTTAGTGAAGCAGACTTCCCAAAGTTTTTTTCTGATGGCATCGGAGGAAGCCAGGATTCAAAGGTTAGTCTTAGAGATCAGCTCATTCTGATACTCATGCATGGAGGTGGTTTACGAGTCAGTGAAGCCCTGAGTTTGTGGATCACAGATGTATTTGAAGACCCTTTTGACCAGCAGCGAGCCATGGTTCGCATTTACCATCCAGAAGATGGCAAAGCACCGCTGAATTGGAAAGGCCAGCATGGAGAAACAAACCGCTCTGCCTACTTACTGCAAAATTACGGATTAATCCCGCGCAACCGGGAGCAAGGCACCCAGTACCTTGGATGGAAAGCAAAGACCGTCGATCACAAAGAAAATTACCTTCAAGTGCATTGGTTTCCCAGTGACTATGGTCGCCTATTTATGAAATTATGGCGCGACTACCTTTACGTTCTAACTGGAATTCAACGTCACCACCCTTATGCGTTCATAGCCTTTCGGAAAGGAGTGCAAGGAAATCCTTACACTCAGGCCGCTTTCAATGACAGTTACCAGAAGGGGTTGCAACGTATTGGCATTCAGCCCAGTAAAACTACTGGGTACTGCCCTCATGGTCATCGACATGCCTATGGCAGGCGCTTAAGGAAGGCAGAAGTTAATCCAGTTATGATCAAGAAATGCCTTCATCATGCTTCGATTCATTCCCAAGCTGTATACACAGCACCAAGCCTAGAGGAGGTCTCACGGTTGCTGGATCAAGCATCAGAATGTTTAAATTTGGACTCTCAGTCTTCATCCACAAACACAGATTGGAAAACACTGATGACTACAGGGTTCAGTGATATTGATCCTGATGGCCTATTTAGCGGTCAATCTCCAATCTTGGGGTGA
- a CDS encoding IS1634 family transposase, producing MQPHQFHIQRIDHTGLVAGMCKELGIANLLDSLVPNQSETRKISFGETVVSMLLNGLGFTARTLHMFPEFHADKPLDKLIRPGIEPEHINESVLGRALDQIFELGVSEVYLSLAVKAVNVLKLPCNALNLDSTSFHVDGRYNSESEVDEEDLNCIKICRGYSRDHRPELNQAILLLMTENQAGIPVFMAASSGNINDNTNFKKVISKHLKCYKEALNNRYLIGDAALYTTDNVRILHQQEQQFITRVPAKIKAARELVDSVASCAMTPVEGAEGYESCEVLSDYADVSQRWVLIRSEQARKSEQKTLLKKLLKKSEKEAEALTSKLAKKPFKCETDALRAFNEWQSKSNYCQAEPVITTKPCYTKAGRPEKDSKPDSVEYYVSGHPWVSVDCREVAEASLGCFVLATNNLDKSQLSSAEVLSTYKSQQSVERGFRFLKSPEFLVSSLFLKKPERIEALLMVMTLCLLVYAAIQHRIRHELKRQSRFFPDMKRKPYQNPTARWVFFCFQGINVLLVDGHEKHVVGLQERQLTIISILGRSYQEIYS from the coding sequence ATGCAACCTCATCAATTTCACATTCAACGCATCGACCATACTGGGTTGGTGGCCGGTATGTGCAAAGAGCTCGGGATCGCTAACCTTCTGGATTCTCTGGTTCCCAACCAATCTGAAACCAGAAAGATTTCCTTCGGAGAAACCGTTGTCTCAATGCTGCTTAACGGACTGGGCTTCACTGCTCGCACACTCCACATGTTCCCTGAGTTTCACGCCGACAAGCCACTGGATAAACTTATTCGACCGGGTATAGAGCCGGAACATATCAACGAAAGTGTACTCGGCAGAGCCTTGGATCAAATTTTTGAACTGGGTGTAAGTGAGGTCTATTTATCACTGGCTGTCAAGGCCGTTAATGTATTGAAACTGCCGTGTAATGCTCTGAATCTTGATTCAACCAGCTTTCATGTGGACGGTCGTTATAACAGTGAGTCTGAAGTCGATGAAGAAGACCTGAACTGCATTAAAATCTGTCGTGGATACAGCAGAGATCACCGACCTGAATTAAATCAGGCGATACTGCTCCTAATGACTGAAAATCAGGCGGGTATTCCCGTATTCATGGCCGCATCCAGTGGCAATATAAACGACAACACTAATTTTAAAAAAGTCATCAGCAAGCATTTGAAATGCTACAAAGAGGCGCTGAATAATCGTTACCTGATCGGCGATGCTGCACTTTACACAACAGACAATGTACGTATATTACATCAGCAAGAGCAACAGTTTATCACCCGGGTTCCGGCTAAAATAAAAGCCGCAAGAGAGCTTGTGGACAGTGTCGCTTCTTGTGCGATGACACCGGTTGAAGGTGCCGAAGGTTATGAGAGCTGCGAAGTACTGTCCGACTATGCGGATGTATCTCAACGGTGGGTTCTGATTCGCAGTGAACAGGCTCGGAAAAGCGAACAGAAAACACTGCTCAAAAAACTGTTGAAAAAGTCAGAAAAAGAAGCGGAAGCACTGACCAGCAAGCTGGCGAAGAAACCGTTCAAGTGTGAAACGGACGCATTGCGTGCGTTCAATGAGTGGCAATCAAAAAGCAATTATTGTCAGGCAGAACCTGTAATTACGACAAAACCATGCTATACCAAAGCGGGACGTCCGGAGAAAGACAGCAAACCAGATAGCGTGGAGTATTATGTCAGCGGTCATCCTTGGGTATCTGTTGACTGTCGTGAAGTAGCAGAGGCCTCTCTGGGGTGCTTTGTGTTGGCAACAAACAATCTGGACAAGAGCCAGCTAAGTTCAGCAGAAGTGTTGAGCACTTATAAATCACAGCAGTCGGTGGAGCGTGGATTTCGGTTTCTGAAAAGCCCTGAATTTCTGGTCTCCTCGCTGTTTTTAAAGAAGCCGGAACGTATAGAAGCGTTGCTTATGGTGATGACGCTTTGTCTGTTAGTCTACGCAGCGATACAGCATCGAATCAGGCATGAATTAAAGCGTCAGAGTAGGTTCTTTCCGGATATGAAGCGAAAGCCCTATCAGAATCCGACTGCACGCTGGGTATTTTTTTGCTTTCAGGGAATTAATGTTTTATTAGTCGATGGTCATGAAAAACATGTCGTTGGCTTGCAGGAGAGGCAATTAACCATCATTTCAATTCTTGGCCGATCGTACCAAGAGATTTATTCCTGA
- a CDS encoding transposase: MRQKYPSDISREQFEPILPILESSCKTTKPRTIDLCDVFCAVLYLLKSGCQWRMIPKDFPKWRTVHSYFQPKFSG, from the coding sequence ATGAGACAGAAGTACCCCAGTGATATCAGCCGTGAACAGTTTGAGCCTATTCTTCCGATCCTTGAAAGCTCTTGTAAAACAACCAAGCCCCGCACCATCGACCTTTGCGATGTATTTTGCGCTGTACTCTACCTACTCAAAAGTGGTTGTCAGTGGCGCATGATCCCCAAGGATTTTCCAAAATGGAGAACCGTTCACTCTTATTTTCAACCTAAATTCAGCGGTTAA
- a CDS encoding IS66 family transposase: MATACFVGNPYFSYFHSSDSKSRINFLGCLQGQQRLYLLNDVAIDYMKNQVDVSKKWVTALSECGEKRFSTEEEWNNFLNSIGCTALQQRRWATEGVLKAALILNHRLENLVIHSDGARQFDTAFQHSLCWYHAGRNMDKLIPANDLERAARDTVQNQYWCLYDDIEAYQKNPTDKEKQKLYQDFDRWVTQRVNYPALQSELGKLMVVREELLLVLEYPWLPLHNNLRERQIREYVKRRKVSGGTRSKLGRKCRDTFASLKKTCKQHGVSFAKYLRDRLTGVNMIPRLGHLILKASGYQETVLANGI; this comes from the coding sequence ATGGCTACTGCCTGTTTTGTCGGTAACCCTTATTTTTCCTACTTCCACAGCAGCGACAGTAAGAGCCGGATTAATTTCCTGGGCTGTCTGCAAGGTCAGCAACGGCTTTACCTTCTCAACGACGTTGCCATTGACTACATGAAGAATCAGGTCGACGTTTCAAAGAAGTGGGTCACTGCGCTATCCGAATGCGGCGAGAAGCGTTTCTCAACAGAAGAAGAGTGGAATAACTTCCTTAACAGCATTGGTTGCACTGCCCTGCAACAAAGACGCTGGGCGACAGAGGGTGTTTTGAAGGCGGCATTGATACTCAATCATCGCCTTGAGAACCTTGTTATCCATAGTGATGGAGCCCGGCAGTTTGATACAGCCTTTCAACATTCGCTGTGTTGGTACCATGCGGGAAGAAACATGGACAAGCTGATACCAGCCAATGACCTGGAACGAGCCGCCCGTGACACCGTGCAGAACCAGTACTGGTGCCTCTACGATGACATTGAGGCCTACCAGAAAAATCCAACGGACAAGGAAAAACAGAAGCTCTACCAGGACTTTGATCGTTGGGTAACGCAGCGGGTGAATTATCCTGCCTTGCAGTCTGAACTGGGTAAACTGATGGTTGTCAGGGAAGAGCTGCTATTGGTCCTTGAGTATCCGTGGTTGCCGCTGCACAACAATCTGAGAGAGAGGCAGATCAGGGAATACGTGAAACGGCGAAAAGTCAGCGGTGGTACCCGGAGTAAACTTGGGAGGAAATGCCGCGACACCTTTGCCAGCTTGAAAAAGACCTGTAAACAACACGGGGTGTCCTTTGCAAAGTATCTCAGGGACAGACTGACTGGAGTCAACATGATTCCCCGGCTGGGGCATCTCATCCTGAAGGCGTCAGGCTATCAGGAAACGGTTCTTGCCAATGGAATATGA
- a CDS encoding transposase gives MLIKTILNKVHKLKSFVYQDVKPGVYQGSEVFNVTVVPRKNSHAVCSGCLKPAPGYDSLAERRFEFVPLWGIRVFLLYTMRRVQCKTCGVKVEQVPWGDGKKELTKVYMQFLASWARKLSWKEVACTFNTSWEKVFHAVEYVVEWGKAHRSLDNIKAIGVDEVAYQIGHKYLTVVYQIDRNCTRLLWIGEERTEATIRSFFSFFGTERSQQLEYVCSDMWQPYVNLNSAVNP, from the coding sequence ATGCTGATTAAAACTATCCTCAATAAAGTCCATAAACTCAAGTCATTTGTTTATCAGGATGTAAAACCCGGCGTCTATCAAGGTTCAGAAGTATTTAATGTGACAGTGGTTCCTCGAAAGAACAGTCATGCCGTTTGCTCAGGCTGCTTGAAGCCAGCACCAGGCTACGATTCTCTTGCTGAACGCCGTTTTGAGTTCGTCCCTCTCTGGGGAATTAGAGTTTTTCTGCTCTACACAATGCGCAGGGTTCAATGCAAGACGTGTGGCGTAAAGGTTGAACAGGTTCCATGGGGTGATGGCAAGAAAGAACTTACCAAAGTCTACATGCAGTTTCTGGCAAGCTGGGCCAGAAAGCTCTCCTGGAAAGAGGTTGCCTGCACTTTCAATACATCATGGGAGAAGGTCTTTCATGCTGTTGAGTATGTGGTTGAATGGGGCAAGGCGCATCGTTCGCTCGACAATATCAAGGCCATAGGTGTCGACGAGGTGGCGTATCAAATAGGCCATAAGTACCTGACTGTCGTTTACCAGATTGATCGAAACTGCACACGATTGCTGTGGATTGGCGAAGAGCGTACTGAAGCGACGATTCGCAGCTTTTTCTCATTCTTTGGTACAGAGCGAAGCCAGCAGTTGGAGTATGTCTGCTCTGATATGTGGCAGCCTTACGTGAACCTAAATTCAGCGGTTAACCCCTGA
- the def gene encoding peptide deformylase encodes MALLQLVDESHPHLRQPTKPVSDFGDNLQTIVDDMLETMYEVNGAGLAATQVGLDIRVAVIDVSSDRSQPLVLVNPEIIDSASEQNMEMGCLSLPGCWAAVKRAGWVKVRAQDRYGEFYEMEGEGILAEAFQHEIDHLDGILFIDKLSPLKQKMVRQRAKKALKKQQRRG; translated from the coding sequence ATGGCTTTATTACAACTGGTTGACGAATCTCACCCTCACTTAAGACAACCCACCAAACCCGTTTCCGACTTCGGCGACAACTTGCAGACAATTGTCGATGACATGCTTGAAACCATGTACGAAGTGAACGGCGCAGGTCTGGCAGCCACTCAGGTTGGCCTGGATATCAGGGTGGCGGTTATTGATGTTTCCTCTGATCGCAGCCAGCCCCTGGTTCTGGTTAATCCGGAGATTATTGATTCAGCCAGTGAGCAGAATATGGAAATGGGCTGCCTGTCGCTACCCGGTTGCTGGGCTGCGGTTAAGCGTGCTGGCTGGGTTAAAGTTCGGGCGCAGGATCGTTATGGTGAGTTTTATGAAATGGAAGGTGAAGGAATTCTTGCCGAAGCATTTCAGCACGAGATCGACCACCTGGACGGTATTCTTTTCATCGATAAGCTGTCTCCGCTCAAACAAAAGATGGTGCGGCAACGGGCTAAGAAAGCATTAAAGAAACAGCAGCGACGCGGTTAG
- a CDS encoding IS1634 family transposase has product MPPVQYRSQVMDHLGLVAGMCKELGIVEHIDKRAPKLSDEWNISHGEAVIAMIINGLGFTGQSLHMFPQFFANKPLDKLIRGGIEPEHINDKVLGRALDVLFDLDVSKVHFELAIKVAKHLKLPCDALNLDGTGFHVDGRYNCDDEVSDEDLNCIRLCKGYSRDHRPDLNQAILLLLTENRAGIPLFMKAASGNVTDKTSFKQVVSQHIKSFKAALNARYFVGDAAMYVAGTLQELSHQEQLFVSRVPLNIGDAKKLVRSAPSRSMNVVDGFDHYEAVETLSEYAGVVQRWVLFRNKQSQKAEQKTLTRRMQKKSLTESEALVKLGKKSFRCEADAMEAFRQWQKNSKLCQAEPKVISKPCYNTKGRPADGMPPDHYEYFVTGCCSVAVERRRDAEASLGCFILGTNDMDTDRLDTTELLKTYKSQQQVERGFRFLKSPDFLVSSLYLKKPERIEALLMVMTLCLMVYAAIQHRIRYELKRQSRTFPDMKKKPAKNPTGRWIFCCFEGIHVWTINGTEKHVVGISESQSTIIFILGQTYQSIYS; this is encoded by the coding sequence ATGCCTCCTGTTCAATATCGCTCTCAGGTCATGGATCACCTCGGTCTGGTGGCTGGAATGTGCAAAGAGCTGGGAATTGTCGAGCACATCGATAAACGAGCCCCCAAGCTATCTGACGAATGGAACATTTCCCACGGTGAAGCCGTGATAGCTATGATAATCAACGGTCTTGGCTTCACAGGACAGTCTCTCCATATGTTCCCTCAGTTCTTCGCCAATAAACCCCTCGACAAACTAATCAGGGGCGGGATTGAACCCGAACACATAAACGACAAAGTACTGGGAAGGGCGCTGGACGTACTTTTTGATCTGGATGTTAGTAAAGTCCATTTCGAGCTGGCTATCAAGGTGGCGAAGCACCTCAAATTACCGTGCGACGCACTGAACCTCGATGGTACAGGGTTTCACGTCGATGGTCGTTATAATTGTGATGACGAAGTGAGCGATGAAGACCTTAATTGTATCCGGCTTTGCAAGGGCTACAGTCGAGACCATCGCCCGGACTTGAATCAGGCCATATTACTTCTGCTAACCGAGAATCGTGCAGGCATTCCACTGTTTATGAAAGCAGCCAGTGGCAATGTGACGGATAAAACCAGTTTCAAACAAGTGGTGAGCCAGCACATAAAGAGCTTTAAAGCGGCTCTGAATGCCCGTTATTTCGTCGGTGATGCCGCAATGTACGTGGCAGGAACCCTTCAGGAACTCAGCCATCAGGAGCAGTTGTTTGTTTCCCGAGTCCCTCTCAATATCGGTGATGCTAAAAAACTGGTACGTAGCGCACCATCGCGCTCCATGAATGTGGTGGATGGATTTGACCATTACGAAGCGGTGGAGACATTGTCTGAGTATGCCGGTGTCGTACAACGCTGGGTTCTGTTTCGAAACAAGCAGAGCCAGAAAGCGGAACAGAAGACACTGACCCGGCGTATGCAGAAAAAATCCCTGACAGAATCCGAGGCTCTGGTAAAGCTGGGCAAAAAGTCGTTCCGGTGTGAAGCCGACGCCATGGAAGCCTTCAGGCAATGGCAAAAGAATTCCAAACTTTGTCAGGCTGAACCTAAGGTCATTAGCAAGCCTTGTTACAATACCAAAGGTCGCCCTGCTGACGGGATGCCTCCTGACCACTATGAATATTTCGTGACAGGTTGCTGCTCAGTAGCTGTGGAGAGACGTCGGGATGCTGAGGCGTCACTGGGTTGCTTTATACTGGGCACCAACGACATGGATACAGACCGGCTGGATACGACTGAACTGCTAAAGACGTATAAATCCCAACAGCAGGTTGAAAGAGGCTTTCGTTTCCTGAAAAGCCCGGATTTCCTAGTGTCATCACTTTATCTCAAGAAGCCGGAACGTATTGAAGCGCTGCTAATGGTGATGACTCTCTGCCTGATGGTCTATGCTGCTATCCAACATCGAATTCGTTATGAGCTGAAAAGACAGAGTCGAACGTTCCCGGACATGAAAAAGAAACCGGCGAAGAACCCCACGGGCAGGTGGATTTTCTGCTGCTTCGAGGGTATTCATGTGTGGACGATCAATGGGACGGAGAAGCATGTAGTCGGCATCTCGGAAAGTCAGTCGACGATCATTTTTATACTGGGTCAAACGTACCAATCAATTTATTCCTGA
- a CDS encoding transposase, whose amino-acid sequence MVRPPKPTPPKGELSEMKKDPLSVKLEVDSFDGKIHVEWEPEASVTPMGQLPFFIQFLKTGHRFEPWINDCPLTYKSPNAPQKVDVIGSLMLSILSGHKRYAHIGTIIGDKVNAQLLGMKKIVSDDSARRGLKKIDEDEGVEWMQKHLHLCFDPLLTIPWIMDVDVTVKTIYGHQEGAVNGYNPHKKGRPSHTYHSYMMANLKLILEVEVRPGNQSQSKYSLPGLMELLNRLPKRCWPEFVRGDCDWGSDRVMSELEDAGCHYLFKMKKHDNVKKAIGNAHCSGGWVKYDNH is encoded by the coding sequence ATGGTTCGACCACCAAAACCCACTCCCCCAAAGGGTGAGTTGTCTGAAATGAAAAAAGATCCCTTATCCGTCAAACTCGAAGTCGATTCTTTCGACGGTAAAATTCATGTCGAGTGGGAGCCTGAAGCATCGGTCACCCCAATGGGACAGCTTCCTTTTTTTATACAGTTTTTAAAAACAGGTCACCGATTTGAACCCTGGATTAACGATTGCCCACTAACTTATAAAAGCCCAAACGCCCCTCAAAAAGTGGATGTGATTGGCTCATTAATGCTTTCCATTCTTTCAGGACATAAACGCTATGCGCATATCGGAACAATTATTGGTGATAAAGTAAACGCTCAGTTGCTCGGGATGAAAAAAATTGTCAGCGATGATTCTGCCAGGCGTGGTTTAAAGAAGATTGACGAAGATGAAGGCGTTGAATGGATGCAAAAACACCTCCATCTCTGTTTTGATCCGTTATTAACCATTCCATGGATTATGGATGTTGATGTTACCGTGAAAACCATTTATGGGCATCAGGAAGGAGCGGTTAATGGCTATAACCCACATAAGAAAGGGAGACCCTCTCATACTTACCACTCATATATGATGGCTAATCTTAAATTAATACTGGAGGTTGAAGTCAGACCCGGAAATCAAAGTCAAAGTAAATACTCTTTACCCGGTTTAATGGAGCTATTAAATCGACTTCCAAAACGCTGCTGGCCTGAATTTGTTCGTGGTGATTGTGATTGGGGAAGTGACCGGGTAATGAGCGAATTGGAAGATGCTGGTTGTCATTATCTTTTTAAAATGAAGAAGCACGACAACGTTAAGAAAGCCATAGGGAATGCACACTGTAGCGGAGGATGGGTAAAATACGACAACCATTAG
- a CDS encoding transposase, producing MVRPPKPTPPKGELSEMKKDPLSVKLEVDSFDGKIHVEWEPEASVTPMGQLPFFIQFLKTGHRFEPWINDCPLTYKSPNAPQKVDVIGSLMLSILSGHKRYAHIGTIIGDKVNAQLLGMKKIVSDDSARRGLKKIDEDEGVEWMQKHLHLCFDPLLTIPWIMDVDVTVKTIYGHQEGAVNGYNPHKKGRPSHTYHSYMMANLKLILEVEVRPGNQSQSKYSLPGLMELLNRLPKRCWPEFVRGDCDWGSDRVMSELEDAGCHYLFKMKKHDNVKKAIGNAHCSGGWVKYDNHWEGKESVIKLSGWKKERRIIIVRRRRPENEIPMLEKGIKERQQTLALIEEPENIKAYEYSVLVTSLDNDIVSIINHYRNRADCENNFDEIKNQWGWGGYVTKDMARCRMLARMVALVYNWWTLYVRLSNPDSHKESITSRPLLMSSIGKLTHSGNQKKIKLTSQHRWMYKIAKLQSELCDFFDSIKSIAPQLNPINAWCRILTKAVSKFLKKGQVITMQPLIRSG from the coding sequence ATGGTTCGACCACCAAAACCCACTCCCCCAAAGGGTGAGTTGTCTGAAATGAAAAAAGATCCCTTATCCGTCAAACTCGAAGTCGATTCTTTCGACGGTAAAATTCATGTCGAGTGGGAGCCTGAAGCATCGGTCACCCCAATGGGACAGCTTCCTTTTTTTATACAGTTTTTAAAAACAGGTCACCGATTTGAACCCTGGATTAACGATTGCCCACTAACTTATAAAAGCCCAAACGCCCCTCAAAAAGTGGATGTGATTGGCTCATTAATGCTTTCCATTCTTTCAGGACATAAACGCTATGCGCATATCGGAACAATTATTGGTGATAAAGTAAACGCTCAGTTGCTCGGGATGAAAAAAATTGTCAGCGATGATTCTGCCAGGCGTGGTTTAAAGAAGATTGACGAAGATGAAGGCGTTGAATGGATGCAAAAACACCTCCATCTCTGTTTTGATCCGTTATTAACCATTCCATGGATTATGGATGTTGATGTTACCGTGAAAACCATTTATGGGCATCAGGAAGGAGCGGTTAATGGCTATAACCCACATAAGAAAGGGAGACCCTCTCATACTTACCACTCATATATGATGGCTAATCTTAAATTAATACTGGAGGTTGAAGTCAGACCCGGAAATCAAAGTCAAAGTAAATACTCTTTACCCGGTTTAATGGAGCTATTAAATCGACTTCCAAAACGCTGCTGGCCTGAATTTGTTCGTGGTGATTGTGATTGGGGAAGTGACCGGGTAATGAGCGAATTGGAAGATGCTGGTTGTCATTATCTTTTTAAAATGAAGAAGCACGACAACGTTAAGAAAGCCATAGGGAATGCACACTGTAGCGGAGGATGGGTAAAATACGACAACCATTGGGAGGGAAAAGAATCCGTAATTAAACTGTCAGGTTGGAAAAAAGAAAGACGCATAATTATTGTTCGAAGACGGCGTCCTGAAAATGAAATACCGATGTTGGAAAAAGGAATAAAAGAACGTCAACAAACGTTAGCATTAATAGAAGAGCCAGAAAATATAAAAGCTTACGAGTATTCGGTTCTGGTCACATCTCTTGATAATGATATAGTCTCGATCATTAATCATTATCGCAATAGGGCTGACTGTGAAAATAACTTTGATGAAATCAAAAACCAATGGGGCTGGGGCGGTTATGTAACAAAAGATATGGCAAGATGTCGAATGCTGGCCCGAATGGTTGCCTTGGTTTACAACTGGTGGACGCTATACGTTCGATTGAGTAATCCGGACTCCCATAAAGAATCAATTACCAGCCGTCCCTTATTAATGAGTTCAATTGGCAAGCTGACCCACTCTGGCAACCAAAAGAAAATAAAGCTGACAAGCCAGCATCGATGGATGTATAAAATTGCGAAATTACAAAGTGAACTGTGTGATTTTTTTGATTCAATCAAAAGTATCGCACCGCAGTTGAATCCAATTAACGCATGGTGTCGTATTTTAACGAAAGCGGTCTCAAAATTTTTGAAAAAAGGGCAGGTTATTACGATGCAACCATTAATTCGATCGGGCTAA
- a CDS encoding ISL3 family transposase: MDGNQIFMLGLGLQAPWKIVNQHLDTSQKPNQLRLRVSADRGSLFPCPKRGKACPAHDFKELTWQHLNFFQHHCYITAKVPRTTCEEHGTLRVNVPWARENSKFTLLFEQALLSLVREMPVKACAKHIGVNDKRIWRVIKHYVSQALLQMDLSSLKAIGLDETASKRGHNYVTVFIDMDRHDKPVIFATTGKGKGTVKEFRAFLEKHGGQADNVLEVVCDMSKAFLAAVKEELPQANVTVDWFHVVQLFTRAVDDVRKEERKLGQHPKSLRWAVLKKADGPLTEKQMEALAELESSDLKTGIAWRIKEKLRWIRKAKTAQAARWRLTHFIKYAKSELGECEILKPVRKALSTVEGHADKIIQRWSSTYTNARMEGLNSLFQAARSRARGYRNTGTFLMMIYMIASPVADLLKSI, translated from the coding sequence ATGGATGGTAACCAGATTTTCATGCTTGGTCTTGGTTTGCAGGCACCCTGGAAAATAGTTAATCAACACCTCGATACATCCCAGAAGCCCAACCAGCTCAGACTCAGAGTCAGCGCTGATCGTGGCAGCCTGTTTCCCTGCCCTAAACGCGGTAAGGCTTGCCCGGCACATGACTTTAAGGAACTAACCTGGCAGCATCTGAACTTTTTTCAGCATCATTGCTATATCACCGCTAAAGTACCTCGGACAACCTGTGAAGAACACGGCACTCTTCGTGTAAATGTTCCCTGGGCCAGAGAGAACAGTAAGTTTACCCTTCTTTTTGAACAGGCGTTGCTGTCTCTGGTCAGGGAGATGCCGGTCAAAGCCTGTGCCAAACATATCGGAGTCAATGACAAGCGTATATGGCGGGTGATCAAGCATTACGTCAGTCAGGCATTACTGCAAATGGATCTGTCATCTCTGAAGGCTATAGGGCTGGACGAAACGGCCTCAAAACGAGGTCATAACTACGTTACCGTTTTCATTGATATGGACAGGCATGACAAGCCCGTAATCTTTGCCACCACAGGTAAGGGCAAGGGTACTGTTAAGGAGTTCAGGGCATTTCTGGAGAAGCATGGAGGTCAGGCAGATAACGTGCTTGAGGTGGTTTGCGATATGTCAAAAGCGTTCCTGGCCGCCGTGAAAGAAGAGCTGCCGCAAGCCAACGTCACTGTTGACTGGTTCCACGTTGTTCAGCTGTTTACCAGGGCTGTTGACGATGTCCGTAAAGAAGAGCGAAAGCTGGGGCAGCATCCGAAAAGCTTGCGCTGGGCAGTGCTAAAGAAGGCAGATGGGCCACTCACTGAAAAACAGATGGAAGCACTTGCCGAACTGGAAAGCAGTGACTTGAAAACGGGTATAGCATGGCGAATCAAGGAAAAGCTTCGCTGGATCCGGAAGGCTAAAACAGCACAGGCGGCTCGCTGGAGGTTAACGCATTTCATCAAATATGCGAAATCCGAACTGGGCGAGTGCGAGATTCTGAAGCCGGTACGTAAGGCGCTATCAACGGTAGAGGGTCATGCTGATAAGATAATACAACGATGGTCATCAACCTATACCAATGCTCGCATGGAAGGGCTGAACAGCTTGTTTCAGGCAGCCCGAAGCAGAGCAAGGGGCTATCGAAATACAGGAACTTTTCTGATGATGATCTATATGATTGCCAGCCCTGTAGCGGATTTACTGAAATCCATATGA